In Ktedonobacteraceae bacterium, the DNA window CCTTTTAAAAGACGAACCTGGAAGTGAGGAGGTAATCGATGCCATAACCGGGGGAGCCGCAATCAGCACAATTAACTTTTCCGAAGTGGTGGCAAAACTGAGCGAGGGAGGTATGCCGGAAGACGCGATCCATGAATCACTTGATTCATTAGGTCTGGAAATCGTTCATTTTGACAAAGAACTTGCGT includes these proteins:
- a CDS encoding PIN domain-containing protein, giving the protein MSKSVLDASALLALLKDEPGSEEVIDAITGGAAISTINFSEVVAKLSEGGMPEDAIHESLDSLGLEIVHFDKELA